One segment of Chloroflexota bacterium DNA contains the following:
- a CDS encoding phospho-N-acetylmuramoyl-pentapeptide-transferase, with protein sequence MAYSLTLATVSFLLAVIWGPPLIRLLRRNRIGQTIRVEGPSTHQSKMGTPVMGGLMIIVPVVVLTLAVNLVQLLSSTSFGQALLAELGIARQVFVGRSIVVPLFALLAFGIFGMVDDYLVVRPRANGVRGLKAREQFPLQIAIAAIIAGILFFGPPQLNSVALPGIREKIDLGIFWLPIAIFIIVASANAVNVTDGLDGLAGTTSAVAFAAYAIIAYLQGQGWLATFCFIMVGALLAFLWFNAYPAEMFMGGTGSVALGGTLGTVALMTGQWLLYPIVGGIFVAELGCVVLQIAYFKLTRGKRLFKMSPLHNHFVLTGWSETHITQRFWLAGILCAMAGIALALL encoded by the coding sequence ATGGCCTACTCGTTAACGCTGGCGACCGTCTCGTTCCTGCTTGCCGTGATCTGGGGCCCGCCTCTGATCCGCCTGTTGCGGCGCAACCGCATCGGACAAACAATCCGGGTCGAGGGCCCCAGCACACACCAATCCAAAATGGGAACGCCGGTGATGGGCGGGCTGATGATCATCGTACCCGTGGTCGTGCTAACGCTGGCGGTCAACCTGGTGCAATTGCTGTCGAGCACGTCGTTCGGTCAGGCGTTGCTGGCCGAACTTGGCATCGCACGGCAAGTGTTCGTCGGGCGGTCGATTGTCGTGCCGCTGTTCGCCCTGCTGGCATTCGGCATCTTCGGCATGGTGGACGATTACCTGGTCGTGCGGCCGCGGGCCAATGGCGTGCGCGGATTGAAAGCGCGGGAGCAATTTCCGCTGCAGATCGCGATCGCCGCAATCATCGCGGGCATTCTTTTTTTCGGCCCGCCACAGTTGAACAGCGTTGCGCTGCCGGGCATCCGAGAGAAGATCGATCTCGGCATCTTCTGGCTGCCGATCGCGATCTTTATCATCGTCGCCAGCGCCAACGCCGTCAATGTGACCGACGGGCTCGACGGGCTGGCCGGCACGACGAGCGCGGTAGCGTTCGCCGCCTACGCCATTATCGCCTACCTGCAGGGGCAGGGCTGGCTGGCGACGTTCTGCTTTATCATGGTCGGCGCCCTGCTGGCGTTCCTGTGGTTTAACGCCTACCCGGCCGAGATGTTTATGGGCGGCACCGGCTCGGTCGCACTGGGCGGCACGCTGGGCACCGTCGCGCTCATGACCGGGCAGTGGCTGCTCTATCCCATTGTGGGCGGCATCTTCGTAGCCGAACTGGGCTGCGTGGTCTTGCAGATCGCGTACTTCAAGCTCACGCGCGGCAAGCGGCTGTTCAAGATGTCGCCGCTGCACAATCACTTCGTGCTGACTGGCTGGAGCGAGACGCACATCACGCAGCGCTTCTGGCTGGCGGGCATCCTGTGCGCGATGGCGGGCATCGCGCTGGCATTGCTGTAA
- a CDS encoding UDP-N-acetylmuramoyl-tripeptide--D-alanyl-D-alanine ligase produces MLTLADVAEALTGKRPAAWAAHSIAAWHVDSRQCVPGSAFVALPGEQTDGHRHIGDALSRGAQVVLAERSRLPEPLAAALIDLGAVTTQAVLQLPAIVLAPSSLRAFQDIAAWWRRRFALQVIGVTGSVGKTITKETIAAVLGRRFRTYKSAGNLNSESGLPLALLAMDSRPERAVFEMGMYDLGEITRLAEIAQPHIGVVTNVGPSHLERLGSIERIAQAKAELPRALPADGWAVLNGDDPLVSPMRHVTAARVITYGLDPANDLWAGDVEGLGLKGTRFWVHHGSTRLHVTVPLLGRHSVHTALAAAAVGIAEGMDWEEIIGGLQDVSGQLRLAAVGAINDATLIDDTYNASPTSCIAALNLLSELEGRKIAVLADMLELGDYEREAHELVGRRAAEVADIVVAVGSRARTIGACAIDEGMDRSRVYFCADKTAAVALLRELLQAGDMVLVKGSRGMAMEDVVTQLSVHRHHGH; encoded by the coding sequence ATGCTAACGCTGGCCGACGTTGCTGAAGCGCTGACGGGAAAGCGCCCCGCAGCCTGGGCCGCGCACAGCATCGCGGCATGGCACGTCGATTCGCGCCAGTGCGTGCCAGGGTCGGCGTTCGTGGCGTTGCCGGGCGAGCAGACCGACGGCCACCGGCACATCGGCGATGCGCTATCGCGCGGCGCTCAGGTGGTGCTGGCCGAGCGTTCCCGCCTGCCCGAACCACTCGCCGCCGCGCTTATCGACCTGGGTGCCGTGACAACCCAGGCCGTTTTGCAGTTGCCGGCTATCGTGCTGGCACCCAGCAGCCTGCGCGCCTTCCAGGACATCGCGGCCTGGTGGCGCCGGCGATTTGCGCTGCAGGTCATTGGCGTGACCGGCAGCGTGGGCAAGACGATCACGAAAGAAACGATCGCCGCTGTGCTCGGCCGGCGCTTCCGCACGTACAAGAGTGCGGGCAATCTGAACAGCGAGTCGGGTCTGCCGCTGGCGCTGCTGGCGATGGACAGCCGCCCGGAGCGCGCCGTTTTCGAGATGGGCATGTACGATCTCGGCGAGATCACCCGGCTGGCCGAAATTGCGCAACCGCACATCGGCGTTGTGACCAATGTCGGCCCGTCGCACCTCGAGCGGCTCGGCAGCATCGAGCGGATCGCGCAGGCCAAGGCCGAACTGCCGCGCGCGCTGCCTGCCGATGGCTGGGCCGTGCTGAACGGCGACGACCCGCTGGTCAGCCCGATGCGCCACGTTACGGCGGCACGGGTGATAACTTACGGGCTGGACCCGGCCAACGATCTGTGGGCCGGCGACGTCGAGGGGCTTGGGCTTAAGGGCACCCGTTTCTGGGTACACCATGGCTCCACCCGCTTGCACGTTACCGTGCCGCTTCTGGGCCGGCACAGCGTACACACGGCATTGGCCGCCGCAGCCGTCGGGATTGCCGAAGGCATGGACTGGGAAGAGATCATCGGCGGCCTGCAAGACGTGTCGGGCCAACTGCGGCTGGCAGCGGTCGGGGCCATCAACGATGCCACGCTCATCGACGACACGTATAACGCCAGCCCGACGTCCTGCATCGCGGCGCTCAATCTGTTGAGCGAACTGGAAGGCCGCAAGATCGCCGTGCTCGCCGATATGCTGGAACTCGGCGACTACGAGCGCGAGGCGCACGAACTGGTCGGGCGCCGCGCCGCCGAGGTGGCCGATATCGTCGTGGCGGTCGGCAGTCGCGCGCGCACGATCGGCGCATGCGCGATCGACGAGGGTATGGATCGCTCGCGCGTGTACTTCTGCGCCGACAAGACGGCCGCCGTCGCCCTCCTGCGCGAGTTGCTGCAGGCCGGCGATATGGTGCTGGTCAAAGGCTCGCGCGGCATGGCAATGGAAGATGTCGTCACACAACTATCCGTGCATCGTCACCACGGCCACTAA
- a CDS encoding cell division protein FtsW has translation MPSRLPFGIRLNFDRWLLIFVFALIAIGVPTVYSSSHQWAYSAYDDAMFFLKRQMMWAVIGTVGMLMASQFPYAKLQRLSVPLALGIMFILLLVLVFGALTNGARRWLTDNASIQPSEWAKLIVIIYVSHWLTKRHSRLNTIVDGFIPFLFIIGVSAGLIALQPDLSTSIVIVTTAMGMFFIAGAPLSQFGTLGGIMAALVFALLVSEPWRVARFMRFLEPLKDRTGDGYQIYQMLIALSNGGLTGNGFGTLSKTVEYLPASHTDAIFAVIGNDFGFVGCAVIVVLFAFLTWRCMTIALNAPDLFGRLLGMGIALWIGVQALLNIASATSTVPFTGIPLPFISLGGSALVAEMTGIGILLNIALSAPRVHQPNARMAASVGRPAAPAHAE, from the coding sequence ATGCCATCCCGCTTGCCATTCGGCATCCGCCTAAACTTTGACCGCTGGTTACTGATCTTTGTGTTCGCGCTGATCGCCATCGGCGTGCCCACGGTATACAGTTCAAGCCACCAGTGGGCGTATAGCGCATACGACGACGCGATGTTCTTTCTGAAGCGCCAAATGATGTGGGCCGTCATCGGAACCGTCGGCATGCTCATGGCCAGCCAGTTTCCGTACGCAAAGTTACAGCGGCTGTCGGTACCGCTGGCGCTGGGCATCATGTTCATCCTGCTGCTGGTGCTCGTGTTTGGCGCGCTGACCAATGGCGCGCGCCGCTGGTTGACCGATAACGCATCGATACAGCCCAGCGAGTGGGCCAAACTGATCGTCATCATCTATGTTAGTCACTGGCTGACCAAGCGCCATAGCCGGCTGAACACTATCGTCGATGGCTTTATTCCATTCCTGTTCATCATCGGCGTGAGCGCCGGCTTGATCGCCTTGCAGCCCGACCTGAGCACCAGTATCGTGATCGTGACCACGGCCATGGGCATGTTCTTCATCGCCGGCGCCCCCCTGTCGCAGTTTGGCACCCTGGGCGGTATCATGGCGGCGCTGGTCTTCGCGCTGCTGGTGTCCGAGCCGTGGCGCGTGGCGCGCTTCATGCGGTTCCTGGAACCACTGAAAGACCGCACGGGCGACGGCTACCAGATCTACCAGATGCTGATCGCCCTGAGCAACGGCGGTCTGACCGGCAACGGCTTTGGCACGCTCTCCAAGACGGTGGAATACCTGCCGGCATCGCACACTGACGCGATCTTCGCCGTCATCGGCAACGACTTCGGATTCGTCGGCTGCGCGGTCATCGTCGTGCTGTTTGCGTTCCTGACGTGGCGCTGCATGACGATCGCCCTGAACGCGCCGGATCTGTTTGGACGGCTGCTGGGTATGGGCATCGCGCTCTGGATCGGCGTGCAGGCGCTGCTGAACATCGCGAGTGCCACGTCGACCGTGCCGTTCACCGGCATTCCGCTGCCGTTTATCTCGCTCGGCGGGTCGGCGCTCGTCGCGGAGATGACCGGAATCGGCATCCTGCTCAATATTGCGCTGTCGGCCCCGCGGGTACACCAGCCGAACGCGCGTATGGCGGCATCGGTGGGCCGGCCGGCCGCCCCGGCACACGCGGAGTGA
- the murD gene encoding UDP-N-acetylmuramoyl-L-alanine--D-glutamate ligase, with protein sequence MDLAGKRALVMGLGMHGGGVGVARFLARYGARVTVTDLKSEADLRESLDALAGLPIDYVLGEHRASDFAQADLIVRNPGVPREHALLQEARARGVPIEMEIGLFLRACPAPITAVTGTKGKTTTALLVGEIFKAMDPRTVVAGNLRVSALDTLDQIDATTPVVLEMSSWQCEGLADLQTSPHRACITNLHPDHLNRYANMGEYADAKALIFKYQQPGDVVVLNADQKQGREWADQAPARVAWFSRTQPIDGVYLLGDDIVRQAGGQVEVIARRTDLQLPGDHNVENALAAVALALDAGASPAQIQPALRAFHGVPHRMELVRELNGVRWINDSTATAPAAAIAALKAVGENIIWIGGGSDKKLDFEALGRSLSVRAKLMLLLEGEAHYMLDSMIRFGGGGTRILGRYKALADAVQDAFAVAQPGDTVLFSPACASFGMFQNEFDRGDQFRALVMGLGQE encoded by the coding sequence ATTGATCTGGCAGGTAAGCGCGCCCTGGTCATGGGACTGGGCATGCACGGCGGTGGTGTCGGTGTGGCGCGCTTTCTGGCCCGGTATGGCGCGCGCGTTACCGTCACCGATCTAAAAAGCGAAGCGGACCTGCGCGAGTCGCTCGACGCGCTGGCCGGACTGCCGATTGACTATGTGCTGGGCGAACACCGGGCATCCGATTTCGCGCAGGCCGATCTGATCGTCCGCAATCCCGGCGTGCCGCGCGAGCACGCACTGCTGCAGGAAGCGCGCGCGCGCGGCGTGCCGATCGAGATGGAGATCGGTCTCTTCCTCCGCGCCTGCCCGGCCCCGATCACCGCGGTGACCGGCACCAAAGGCAAAACGACGACCGCGCTGCTCGTCGGCGAGATCTTCAAGGCGATGGACCCGCGCACCGTTGTCGCCGGCAACCTGCGCGTCTCGGCGCTCGATACACTCGACCAGATCGATGCCACCACACCGGTCGTGCTTGAAATGTCGTCGTGGCAGTGCGAAGGGCTGGCCGATTTGCAGACCAGCCCGCACCGGGCCTGCATCACGAACCTGCATCCCGACCACCTGAACCGGTACGCGAACATGGGCGAGTACGCGGACGCCAAGGCGCTCATCTTCAAGTACCAGCAGCCCGGCGACGTCGTCGTGCTGAACGCCGACCAGAAACAGGGGCGTGAATGGGCCGACCAGGCGCCGGCGCGCGTTGCCTGGTTCAGCCGCACGCAACCGATCGACGGCGTCTATCTGCTCGGCGACGACATCGTGCGCCAGGCGGGCGGACAGGTCGAGGTGATAGCCCGCCGCACTGATTTGCAGCTGCCCGGCGACCACAACGTGGAAAACGCGCTGGCCGCAGTTGCGCTCGCACTCGATGCGGGCGCCAGCCCGGCGCAGATTCAGCCCGCGCTGCGCGCGTTCCACGGCGTGCCGCACCGCATGGAGCTGGTCCGCGAGTTGAACGGCGTGCGCTGGATCAATGACTCGACAGCCACCGCCCCGGCGGCGGCGATCGCGGCGCTCAAGGCCGTGGGCGAAAACATCATCTGGATCGGCGGCGGCTCGGACAAGAAGCTGGACTTCGAAGCGCTCGGCCGCTCCCTTTCGGTGCGCGCCAAGCTCATGTTGCTGCTTGAAGGCGAAGCACACTACATGCTCGACTCCATGATTCGCTTCGGCGGCGGCGGGACGCGCATTCTCGGACGGTACAAGGCGCTGGCCGATGCCGTGCAGGACGCGTTCGCCGTGGCACAGCCCGGGGACACCGTCTTGTTCTCGCCGGCCTGCGCGTCGTTTGGCATGTTCCAGAACGAGTTTGATCGTGGCGATCAGTTCCGTGCGCTGGTAATGGGCCTGGGCCAGGAGTGA